A genomic segment from Pseudanabaena sp. BC1403 encodes:
- a CDS encoding DUF1517 domain-containing protein yields the protein MRKKKFQFFISTLLVFPVVLGIELGLSDRKLDTVLLKDQQVYAKSSAGRSGGGSFTRSTPSSSSSSKSSTPSKSSPSKTSSPSNDRDALNTPSQPSSNRPSTIVAPVIINNSSNNPSYDPYRSTTSTSSNGMSWFVLIIILLIVFAIVYFIIRAIMMRSKQIGGGNDLGNETFTVSKLQVALFAQAREVQARLTELTLEVDTDTPEGLMTLMQESALALVRTPENWTHVSCSSQSVHRDKAEEVFNKLSLEERTKFSEETLVNVRGRVAQRSTAIASPDKDPSAYIVVTLLIGTEHDQPLFSDIRNTQELRTALEAIAAIPASHLLVFELLWSPQADTDSLTYDELLTEYSTMIQI from the coding sequence ATGCGGAAGAAAAAGTTTCAGTTTTTTATATCTACGCTACTCGTATTTCCTGTAGTTCTGGGGATAGAGCTAGGCTTGAGCGATCGCAAATTAGATACAGTCCTGCTCAAAGATCAGCAAGTCTATGCAAAAAGTAGTGCAGGTCGAAGCGGAGGCGGTTCTTTCACCCGTTCAACACCTTCAAGTTCTAGTAGTTCTAAGTCATCAACTCCATCTAAATCATCACCCTCCAAAACATCTAGCCCTTCCAATGATCGCGATGCATTAAATACCCCTAGCCAACCATCATCAAATAGACCCTCAACTATCGTTGCTCCCGTAATTATCAATAATTCGTCGAATAACCCATCCTATGATCCTTATCGATCCACAACTTCCACATCGTCGAATGGAATGTCTTGGTTTGTCTTGATAATAATTTTATTGATTGTTTTTGCGATCGTCTACTTTATTATTCGAGCGATCATGATGCGTTCTAAACAGATTGGAGGAGGAAATGACTTAGGGAATGAAACCTTTACGGTTAGTAAACTCCAAGTTGCACTCTTTGCCCAAGCCCGTGAAGTCCAAGCCAGATTGACGGAGTTAACTCTTGAAGTAGACACTGATACACCAGAAGGGTTGATGACATTGATGCAAGAGTCGGCACTTGCCTTGGTGCGTACCCCCGAGAATTGGACACATGTTTCATGCAGTTCACAATCAGTGCATCGAGACAAGGCTGAAGAAGTCTTTAATAAATTGTCTCTAGAAGAACGTACCAAGTTTAGCGAAGAAACATTAGTGAATGTCAGAGGCAGAGTTGCCCAGAGATCGACAGCGATCGCTTCTCCTGATAAAGACCCATCCGCTTATATTGTGGTGACGCTATTGATTGGCACTGAACACGATCAACCTCTATTTAGTGACATTAGAAATACGCAAGAATTACGCACAGCATTAGAGGCGATCGCAGCGATCCCAGCTAGTCATTTATTAGTATTTGAGTTGCTTTGGAGTCCTCAAGCAGATACAGATAGCCTCACATATGATGAGCTACTGACTGAATACAGCACCATGATTCAAATTTAA
- a CDS encoding diguanylate cyclase, with translation MILVTSGDRQVLSAISEVLKSEKYNFITETSGEKAWEIILQKKPAIVIADWTIPDVSGLALCHRSKSNLEHPDLMSIYFVLIVKDSNSQQRQIGLDTGVDEFLNNPIDSSELKARLRTALRLTALTQSLTWANQRLLAQNELLDALSLSDSLTKVLSAQAFATVMPKMMQQLKGFVAYKSYRFLSVLIIDIDLFKSIVDSYGEKIGDEAINAIAGRLSNSCMANSLIYRHGLDEFVCVTPHGDTASGIQLSLNLLTSIRSHPIAISSGLLFPLTISIGGVVTALEDQNQRIPDLSFDELVSLAEQSLLQAQKSGGDRDYIEVFE, from the coding sequence TTGATTCTAGTTACTAGTGGAGATCGCCAAGTTCTATCGGCGATCTCTGAAGTTTTAAAATCTGAAAAATATAATTTCATCACTGAAACCAGTGGTGAAAAAGCATGGGAAATAATTCTCCAAAAGAAACCTGCGATCGTCATAGCTGATTGGACAATCCCAGACGTGTCAGGTTTAGCACTTTGTCATCGGAGCAAGTCAAATCTTGAGCATCCCGATTTGATGTCAATATATTTTGTCTTGATCGTCAAAGATTCTAACTCTCAACAACGCCAAATTGGTCTAGATACTGGTGTCGATGAATTTCTCAACAATCCCATAGATAGCTCTGAACTCAAAGCAAGATTGCGAACAGCACTCCGACTGACTGCCTTGACGCAGTCCTTAACATGGGCAAACCAAAGATTGCTAGCTCAAAATGAATTGCTGGATGCACTCAGCTTGTCTGATTCTTTAACCAAGGTTTTAAGTGCGCAAGCCTTTGCAACTGTAATGCCAAAGATGATGCAGCAACTTAAGGGATTTGTTGCTTACAAAAGTTACCGTTTCTTGAGTGTATTGATCATTGATATTGATCTGTTTAAGTCAATTGTCGATTCCTACGGTGAGAAAATCGGCGATGAGGCAATTAATGCGATCGCAGGACGCTTAAGCAATAGTTGTATGGCTAACAGTTTGATATATCGTCACGGTTTAGATGAATTTGTTTGTGTCACCCCCCATGGTGATACTGCAAGTGGCATCCAACTCTCTCTGAATCTCCTTACCAGTATTCGTAGTCATCCAATCGCCATTTCTTCAGGGTTGTTATTTCCTCTAACCATTAGTATCGGCGGTGTGGTGACAGCCTTAGAAGATCAAAATCAACGGATTCCTGACCTGAGTTTTGATGAACTCGTCTCTTTGGCTGAGCAATCTCTTCTCCAAGCCCAAAAATCTGGTGGCGATCGCGACTATATCGAAGTTTTTGAATAA
- a CDS encoding DnaJ domain-containing protein, translating into MGKPENFKINKGLASYGISDHYAILGLPMTTDPAQIRKKFLKLAKILHPDVFGRNAEEKESATKYFSKMVSPAYQLLNSDRERGEYLATLRMFAQNKKQKEETPTLSTEIAQKLYRIPHEITYKQYVEEVSPKQYETLDSIMEYTATLSELNLVYLFTQSSLSFSSGSSTAANVGGQGANAEATPAAKPAQSPALRNLNMAELFISKKQWTDALKELISAEKLDPNNAKVYALKGLVQMNQNAAAIAKASFQKALKLDPKEPTAVKYINQVSAATKPPEKPPEKKGGLFGWGKK; encoded by the coding sequence GTGGGAAAGCCAGAAAACTTTAAAATCAACAAAGGACTTGCCAGTTACGGTATTAGCGATCATTACGCCATACTCGGTTTACCAATGACCACTGATCCAGCGCAGATTCGCAAAAAATTTCTCAAGCTGGCGAAGATTTTGCATCCAGATGTATTTGGCAGAAATGCCGAAGAGAAAGAGAGTGCGACCAAATATTTCTCGAAGATGGTCAGCCCAGCCTATCAATTGCTAAATAGCGATCGCGAGCGTGGTGAATACCTAGCCACCTTGAGAATGTTTGCCCAAAACAAAAAGCAAAAAGAAGAAACACCAACTCTCAGCACTGAAATAGCTCAAAAGCTGTATCGTATCCCCCATGAAATTACCTACAAGCAATATGTCGAGGAAGTTTCACCAAAGCAGTATGAAACACTCGACTCGATCATGGAGTACACTGCCACTCTCAGCGAGTTAAATCTCGTGTATTTGTTTACCCAAAGCAGTCTTAGCTTTTCTTCTGGCAGTAGTACGGCGGCTAATGTTGGCGGTCAGGGCGCTAATGCGGAAGCAACTCCTGCGGCTAAACCTGCCCAATCTCCAGCCCTGCGTAATCTGAATATGGCTGAGCTATTTATTAGCAAGAAACAATGGACAGACGCACTCAAAGAACTGATTAGCGCTGAAAAACTTGATCCTAATAACGCCAAGGTATATGCACTCAAGGGTTTAGTGCAGATGAATCAAAATGCAGCAGCGATCGCCAAAGCAAGCTTTCAAAAGGCACTCAAACTCGATCCTAAAGAGCCAACTGCTGTCAAATACATTAATCAGGTGAGTGCAGCCACAAAACCACCAGAAAAACCACCAGAAAAGAAAGGGGGACTATTTGGCTGGGGTAAGAAATAA
- a CDS encoding ABC transporter substrate-binding protein gives MTKELMFKFVKKIAGLAIYTGLCLGVVSAASPVFAEDSSLGIVMRRGHLRVGMDAAIGGPYMFWNAKTQFYDGFELEIIQEIAARLNIEPRPINIPWTTQPENLASRQVDILLSAREEGALESGDNKGKFIETTPYYRSSQRLLIRADGTQIKSLRDMIGKRVGVVANSGGAAIAETYNKNRGNAIRLFSSRDLDRMVIQLRDRQLDAMILDEPVAVWQVRNNPNFIIVGEPLIPIRLVAIVNKDDVSLKKAVDKALTEMRQEGKLEQILKRWNLWESQKTLKSTKDLPVTVLAIITPYSVYQ, from the coding sequence ATGACTAAAGAATTAATGTTTAAGTTCGTCAAAAAAATCGCTGGCTTAGCAATTTACACAGGTTTATGCCTTGGTGTAGTTAGCGCAGCATCGCCAGTATTTGCTGAAGACAGCAGCCTCGGCATCGTCATGCGACGCGGACATTTGCGGGTAGGTATGGATGCCGCAATCGGTGGGCCCTATATGTTTTGGAATGCTAAGACCCAGTTTTATGATGGCTTTGAGCTAGAAATTATCCAAGAAATTGCTGCAAGACTAAACATTGAGCCACGTCCAATTAATATTCCTTGGACAACCCAGCCCGAAAATTTGGCATCACGACAAGTTGATATTCTTCTTAGTGCAAGGGAAGAAGGAGCCTTGGAATCAGGAGATAATAAAGGCAAATTCATTGAAACGACACCATATTATCGAAGTTCTCAGCGTTTATTGATTAGGGCTGATGGAACACAAATCAAATCCTTGCGCGATATGATCGGCAAGCGAGTTGGGGTTGTGGCAAATAGCGGAGGCGCTGCGATCGCCGAAACCTATAATAAAAATAGGGGCAACGCCATTCGCCTGTTTTCGTCACGCGATCTTGATCGTATGGTGATCCAATTACGCGATCGCCAGCTTGATGCCATGATCCTTGACGAACCTGTGGCAGTATGGCAAGTACGAAACAATCCCAACTTTATAATTGTTGGGGAGCCGTTAATTCCAATTCGTTTAGTCGCGATCGTCAACAAAGATGATGTATCACTTAAAAAAGCTGTAGATAAGGCTTTAACAGAGATGCGTCAAGAGGGTAAACTCGAACAAATACTTAAGAGGTGGAACCTGTGGGAAAGCCAGAAAACTTTAAAATCAACAAAGGACTTGCCAGTTACGGTATTAGCGATCATTACGCCATACTCGGTTTACCAATGA
- a CDS encoding Uma2 family endonuclease, translated as MSITLSKSTHIELEQKLLLPRIYSWQEFEVLENLLATGGFRVTYLDGWIELMTVGEPHELIKKSLAILLEAYFIIQGIEFIPVGSATRRGQEKGTSFEPDESYYLGEKKANPDLAIEVILTSGSLEKLEKYRRFEIPEVWLWENNQLQVYALISSEYHLVHRSQLLPDLDLELLVSCVQMSSRLEAMRAFRNGLRHE; from the coding sequence ATGAGCATCACTTTATCTAAATCAACTCATATTGAGCTAGAGCAAAAATTACTATTGCCAAGGATCTATAGTTGGCAAGAATTCGAGGTTCTAGAAAATCTGTTAGCAACAGGTGGCTTTCGCGTTACTTATCTTGATGGTTGGATTGAACTGATGACTGTTGGTGAACCCCACGAATTGATTAAGAAGTCTCTAGCGATTTTGTTGGAAGCCTATTTCATTATTCAAGGAATTGAATTTATACCTGTGGGCAGTGCTACTCGTCGCGGGCAAGAAAAGGGGACATCCTTTGAGCCTGATGAGTCTTATTATTTGGGGGAAAAGAAAGCTAATCCTGATCTAGCGATCGAAGTGATCTTGACTAGCGGCAGCTTGGAAAAACTAGAGAAATATCGCCGCTTTGAGATCCCTGAAGTCTGGCTGTGGGAAAACAATCAACTGCAAGTATATGCTTTGATCTCTTCGGAATACCATCTTGTCCATCGTAGTCAGCTTTTACCCGATCTTGATCTTGAACTGTTAGTTAGTTGTGTACAGATGTCATCACGCTTAGAAGCAATGAGAGCTTTTCGCAATGGACTGCGTCATGAGTGA
- a CDS encoding DUF928 domain-containing protein codes for MRCKVSIPQSNSLTAVTNKLTFHTCISSAFTILICSLSSLVVPSDLLRLDAIAQTWLVAQFSGTNYGLGLPKTASTGGGTRLVNRDLDIDRAVPITPPTTLRGDSPSAPIDRQPQLLREQQLPLLILITPEDGARTAISQPTLYWHLHDKNAQASSLEIDNLENNSSKVNAKNTFVGKFSLITSEGDKSITIFQTDLKMSSGLSSFKIPIAASLQPSKTYRWQITVQDKLAKEVTASGWIVYTPPDEKLQKSLKLALTIRDRAKIYAQFGYWFEAIDGYTRWLNFKPEDLKAREARNEILKLGFMTNKNLDFDSFIGLLNADVPKK; via the coding sequence ATGAGATGTAAAGTATCTATTCCTCAAAGTAATTCTTTGACTGCTGTAACTAACAAGCTAACTTTTCATACTTGTATCAGTAGTGCCTTTACAATCTTGATCTGTTCTTTGTCGAGTTTGGTAGTACCTAGCGACTTACTGCGATTAGATGCGATCGCTCAAACTTGGCTAGTAGCTCAATTTAGCGGCACTAATTATGGCTTAGGGTTACCAAAAACTGCAAGCACAGGCGGAGGTACAAGACTGGTCAATCGCGACTTAGACATTGATAGAGCTGTCCCTATCACTCCCCCCACAACGCTTAGAGGTGACTCTCCATCTGCCCCTATCGATAGACAACCGCAACTATTGAGAGAGCAGCAACTACCGCTACTGATCTTGATTACACCTGAAGATGGGGCAAGGACAGCGATTTCACAACCTACGCTTTATTGGCATTTACACGACAAAAATGCTCAAGCTTCTTCATTAGAAATTGATAATCTCGAAAATAATTCGTCTAAAGTAAACGCAAAAAATACTTTTGTAGGGAAGTTTAGCCTCATAACATCAGAGGGAGATAAATCGATTACGATTTTTCAAACTGATCTAAAAATGTCTAGCGGTTTATCTAGCTTCAAAATACCGATCGCAGCTTCTTTGCAACCGTCCAAAACCTACCGTTGGCAAATCACTGTGCAGGATAAACTTGCCAAGGAAGTTACGGCAAGCGGCTGGATTGTTTATACGCCACCTGATGAGAAGCTTCAAAAGTCTTTGAAACTTGCCTTGACTATTCGCGATCGCGCCAAGATTTATGCTCAATTTGGATATTGGTTTGAGGCGATCGATGGCTATACTCGTTGGCTAAACTTTAAACCCGAAGATCTAAAAGCTAGAGAGGCAAGAAACGAAATCTTGAAATTAGGATTTATGACCAATAAAAACTTAGATTTTGATTCTTTTATTGGTTTATTAAATGCCGATGTGCCAAAAAAATAA
- a CDS encoding type II toxin-antitoxin system VapC family toxin encodes MHNQVIADTGVLIALIDRFDHHHNWVVEQLKQITLIALIDRFDHHHNWVVEQLKQITPPLLTCEAVISESWFLLQRVKNGRETLIQLLTQKYVVVQFDLDAELETVLTLLNRYQSVPVSLADAELVRMSELCPNSLIFTLDSDFHIYRKNRDRPIPILMP; translated from the coding sequence ATGCACAATCAGGTAATTGCTGATACGGGAGTTTTGATTGCTTTAATTGATCGTTTTGATCACCACCATAATTGGGTAGTAGAGCAGTTAAAGCAGATTACTTTGATTGCTTTAATTGATCGTTTTGATCACCACCATAATTGGGTAGTAGAGCAGTTAAAGCAGATTACGCCGCCATTACTGACTTGTGAGGCTGTGATTTCAGAAAGTTGGTTTCTGCTACAAAGAGTCAAAAATGGTCGAGAGACACTTATCCAATTATTGACTCAAAAATATGTTGTAGTTCAATTTGATTTGGATGCAGAGTTGGAGACAGTACTTACACTATTAAATCGCTATCAATCTGTGCCAGTCTCTTTGGCAGATGCTGAGTTAGTAAGAATGTCCGAGTTGTGTCCCAATAGCCTTATTTTTACTTTAGATAGCGATTTTCATATTTATCGCAAAAATCGAGATCGCCCAATTCCGATACTTATGCCTTAG
- a CDS encoding DUF2281 domain-containing protein, whose amino-acid sequence MSLLAEQIFQTVEVLPTEDQQQVLSFVEFLWTKRREARAAALKNAPQSFFDVAQALIGAGEGSGDISTNPDYMQGYGQ is encoded by the coding sequence ATGTCTCTTTTGGCTGAGCAAATTTTTCAAACAGTAGAAGTATTACCAACTGAAGATCAGCAACAAGTTTTGAGTTTTGTAGAGTTTCTCTGGACAAAGCGGCGGGAAGCTAGGGCTGCGGCTCTAAAAAATGCTCCCCAATCTTTTTTTGATGTTGCTCAGGCTTTGATTGGTGCTGGGGAAGGTTCTGGCGATATTTCGACTAATCCTGATTATATGCAGGGCTATGGTCAATAA
- a CDS encoding glycosyltransferase family 4 protein, which yields MDKKRILFVSYTAVLGGGELCLLDFAHAYRDSSEVVLLTDGVLKTRLEELGVKVEVLAASRSLADVKVSSGLASLKSIGDLWRLGKQIAQKSKDFDLIHANNQKGFVVSAIARLFGGAPVVWHLHDILTSDIFSPTNRRIAVTLANWFATRVIVNSQATGEAFLAVGGKRQLLRTVYNGFNVEKFDQINDNQKTLREELDIPRDRNLIGMFSRLSYWKGQHILLEAASKIPDVHVLLVGDALFGEAEYTDKLKNIAAQESLKGRVHWLGFRDDIPKLMKACDAIAHCSTAPEPFGRVIVEAQLSKRPAIATIGGGTCEIIENGITGLLIPPNDPQLLADAMQEIFSDLAATQRIVETAYIQAQAKFSIPSVCQAFEMAIAGV from the coding sequence ATGGATAAAAAAAGAATTTTGTTTGTTAGCTATACCGCAGTCCTAGGTGGTGGAGAGCTATGCCTATTAGACTTTGCCCATGCTTATCGCGATAGTAGTGAGGTAGTACTGCTAACTGACGGTGTTTTAAAAACGCGACTGGAAGAGTTAGGCGTGAAGGTTGAAGTCTTAGCGGCATCGAGATCGCTAGCTGATGTGAAAGTATCAAGTGGATTAGCATCGCTCAAATCTATCGGTGATTTATGGCGATTGGGTAAGCAAATAGCCCAAAAGAGCAAAGATTTTGACTTGATTCATGCCAATAACCAGAAAGGGTTTGTAGTATCGGCGATCGCAAGATTATTTGGCGGTGCGCCAGTGGTTTGGCACTTGCACGATATTTTAACCTCTGATATTTTTAGCCCAACTAATCGTCGCATTGCGGTTACTTTGGCAAATTGGTTTGCCACGCGAGTAATTGTTAACTCCCAAGCTACGGGAGAAGCTTTTCTTGCCGTAGGTGGGAAACGACAATTATTACGCACGGTTTATAACGGATTTAATGTCGAAAAATTTGACCAAATTAATGACAATCAAAAGACCTTACGTGAGGAATTAGATATTCCCCGCGATCGCAATTTGATTGGCATGTTTAGTCGTTTGTCTTATTGGAAAGGACAACATATTTTGCTGGAAGCCGCTAGTAAAATCCCTGATGTACATGTGTTGTTAGTTGGTGATGCTCTTTTTGGCGAAGCTGAATATACCGATAAATTAAAAAATATTGCTGCACAAGAAAGTTTAAAAGGGCGCGTGCATTGGCTCGGCTTTCGTGATGATATTCCTAAATTGATGAAAGCTTGTGATGCGATCGCCCATTGTTCGACAGCTCCTGAACCCTTTGGCAGGGTAATCGTGGAGGCGCAATTATCAAAACGTCCTGCGATCGCTACCATCGGCGGCGGCACTTGCGAAATTATTGAAAATGGGATTACAGGCTTACTGATTCCACCAAATGATCCGCAATTACTTGCTGATGCTATGCAAGAAATTTTTAGCGATCTTGCTGCTACTCAGAGAATAGTCGAAACTGCCTATATCCAAGCCCAAGCTAAATTTTCGATTCCTTCAGTTTGTCAAGCTTTTGAAATGGCGATCGCAGGTGTTTAG
- the argB gene encoding acetylglutamate kinase — translation MLTDSDRVQVLSEALPYMQEFSGRTIVVKYGGAAMKEENLRQDVIRDVVTMSFMGLRPVLVHGGGPEINTWLTKLNIKPQFIDGLRVTDAETMEVVEMVLVGRVNKQIVEMINLAGGSGVGLCGKDGNLIRARPQGNDAIGFVGEVSGINIGLLSTLLEAGHIPVVSSVATDETGQSYNINADTVAGELAAALGAEKLILLTDIAGILHDYKDPSTLYRSLTISKARELMNSNVVSGGMIPKVQCCVRSLAQGVKAAHIVDGRVPHSLLLEIFTNSGVGSMIVASENTF, via the coding sequence ATGCTAACAGACAGCGATCGCGTTCAGGTTCTAAGTGAAGCCCTGCCTTATATGCAGGAATTTTCAGGGCGTACCATTGTCGTCAAATATGGGGGCGCGGCGATGAAAGAAGAAAACCTGCGACAGGACGTGATCCGCGATGTGGTGACGATGTCATTTATGGGACTGCGTCCAGTGTTAGTTCATGGCGGTGGCCCTGAAATCAATACATGGCTAACTAAGCTCAACATCAAACCTCAGTTTATCGATGGTTTGCGCGTCACCGATGCTGAGACAATGGAAGTAGTGGAAATGGTACTAGTGGGGCGAGTCAACAAGCAGATTGTCGAAATGATTAACCTTGCTGGCGGTTCTGGTGTGGGCTTGTGTGGTAAAGATGGCAACTTGATTCGTGCTCGTCCACAGGGAAATGATGCGATCGGCTTTGTCGGCGAAGTTAGTGGCATTAATATCGGTTTACTTTCAACCCTACTTGAAGCAGGGCATATTCCTGTTGTGTCCAGTGTGGCAACCGATGAGACTGGTCAGTCCTACAACATCAATGCTGATACGGTTGCTGGTGAACTCGCCGCCGCCTTGGGAGCTGAAAAATTAATCTTGCTTACCGACATTGCAGGTATTTTGCATGATTACAAAGATCCCAGCACTCTCTACCGTAGTTTGACGATCAGCAAGGCGAGAGAATTGATGAATAGCAATGTCGTCAGTGGTGGCATGATTCCTAAAGTACAGTGTTGTGTGCGATCGCTAGCTCAAGGTGTGAAAGCAGCTCATATTGTCGATGGTCGTGTACCCCATTCACTGTTACTAGAAATTTTCACTAATAGTGGGGTTGGCTCAATGATTGTTGCTTCTGAAAATACCTTCTAA